From Rhineura floridana isolate rRhiFlo1 chromosome 5, rRhiFlo1.hap2, whole genome shotgun sequence, a single genomic window includes:
- the LOC133386017 gene encoding uncharacterized protein LOC133386017: MPPRKVQQKKGVRVLKQASKRPSTQHHQPSDEEEDMGTIRALVARVDALERERLQPCDAGAGPSTASTGKKSARLVEKCTKSRILASLVSRIGVLEAAAPVQEPAVLPSPVASSVVLLASSFPMFSRPDVDGLLQGQAQSPQSSVLPGSSESSALVASPLVASPAAYAGILNLPVPVRIVLCGHSILFWVHRRASSSFSGMQLQLSASATVSWEARRGMLWDALLPLVCRTMASAAQPHILLIHLGENDLVQRPGMDLLLKVRRDLTWLRRSYPNLILVWSDMLVRRIWRGAIYTNKIDRSRKWVNRKVRDLILSLGGVCISHDRVKFYSPQLFRDDGVHLSERGCDLFLEDLRLGLRSLFSLLG; encoded by the exons ATGCCGCCTAGGAAGGTGCAGCAGAAGAAAGGCGTTCGCGTACTGAAGCAGGCTTCCAAGCGCCCCTCAACTCAGCATCACCAGCcgtctgatgaagaggaggatatggGTACCATTCGTGCTTTGGTGGCGCGAGTAGATGCGCTGGAAAGGGAGCGTTTGCAGCCTTGCGACGCAGGGGCGGGGCCCAGTACTGCCTCCACAGGTAAGAAGTCTGCCCGCCTCGTGGAGAAGTGCACTAAGTCAAGAATtcttgcttctttggtttctAGGATTGGCGTTCTTGAAGCTGCCGCACCGGTGCAGGAGCCTGCGGTTCTCCCATCCCCAGTGGCTTCGTCTGTGGTTCTGCTTGCGTCCTCCTTCCCCATGTTTTCACGTCCTGATGTAGATGGGTTGTTGCAGGGACAGGCTCAGTCTCCACAGTCCAGCGTCTTGCCCGGGTCGTCCGAGTCCTCTGCTTTGGTGGCTTCGCCGCTTGTTGCTTCTCCGGCTGCTTACGCAG gcaTTTTGAATCTTCCAGTCCCGGTGCGGATCGTTCTGTGTGGacattccatcttgttttgggTGCATCGGAGGGCCTCTTCGTCATTTTCTGggatgcagctgcagctttctgcatcagcgacagttagctgggaggcgcggaggggcatgttatgggatgcgttgttgccatTGGTGTGCCGCACCATGGCATCTGCGGCACAGCCGcatattttgttaattcatttgggggagaatgaccttgtgcAGCGCCCTGGTATGGACTTGCTGCTTAAGGTCaggcgtgatctcacgtggcttaggcGTTCttatcctaatttaattttggtgtggtctgatatgcTCGTGAGACGAATATGGAGGGGTGCAATTTACACAAACAAAATTGATAGGTCGCGCAAATGGGTGAACAGGAAGGTCAGGGATTTGATTTTATCCCTTGGGGGGGTGTGCATATCCCATGATAGGGTAAAGTTTTATTCCCCTCAATTGTTTAGGGACGATGGTGTCCACTTGTCTGAGAGgggatgtgatttgtttttagaggatttgaggttgggtttaaggagtctgttttctttattgggttga